A single window of Archangium gephyra DNA harbors:
- a CDS encoding serine/threonine protein kinase, giving the protein MNLLQPGTQLDGRYEVVRLLGQGGMATVYEVRHLGLHSTHALKVLNEDLARNDDIRARFLAEGRIQARLRHPHIVQVTEIVTTPVAGLVMDYIEGPTLGEFCRGQGLEPRVLLEVFLPVLDAMEEAHKRGVVHRDLKPDNIIIGKDTRGRLQPMVTDFGIAKLVEEGPGGKARTQAGARMGTLLYMSPEQIRGAGEVDARTDIFSLGAILYEATTGKVAFHAASDFDTMKSIVEGTYEPPERVVGGLHPVIAGCIRKALAVDPAERFQDCAAFREALENAFDAGAQAPQKPSRSYAVTQVENPPARTPPDAFAPTYVPNVVRFPNAGTPSPTPPAPQAIAPVTPAPVQSAPVTTVRVGQRQVVQASPAAMTQPEGSPAVAVLLNLFCLSGGGQIYNGQTAKGVLGILASIFLISMMSNGGAGGCLGVTGYLTFYVASIVDAYKVAARRQRGWHVGPWEFF; this is encoded by the coding sequence ATGAACCTCCTCCAGCCGGGAACGCAGCTGGATGGCCGCTACGAAGTGGTCCGGCTGCTCGGTCAGGGCGGCATGGCCACCGTGTACGAGGTGCGCCACCTCGGGCTGCACAGCACGCACGCCCTGAAGGTGCTCAACGAGGACCTGGCCCGCAACGACGACATCCGTGCGCGCTTCCTCGCCGAGGGCCGCATCCAGGCGCGCCTGCGCCATCCCCACATCGTCCAGGTGACGGAGATCGTCACCACCCCGGTGGCGGGCCTCGTCATGGACTACATCGAGGGCCCCACGCTCGGTGAGTTCTGCCGCGGCCAGGGGTTGGAGCCCCGGGTGCTCCTGGAGGTGTTCCTGCCCGTGTTGGACGCCATGGAGGAGGCCCACAAGCGCGGCGTCGTCCACCGCGACCTCAAGCCGGACAACATCATCATTGGCAAGGACACCCGGGGCCGGCTCCAGCCCATGGTGACGGACTTCGGCATCGCCAAGCTGGTGGAGGAAGGCCCGGGCGGCAAGGCGCGCACCCAGGCCGGCGCCCGCATGGGCACGCTGCTGTACATGAGCCCGGAGCAGATCCGCGGGGCCGGCGAGGTGGACGCGCGCACCGACATCTTCTCGCTCGGCGCCATCCTCTACGAGGCCACCACCGGGAAGGTCGCCTTCCACGCGGCGAGCGACTTCGACACGATGAAGAGCATCGTGGAGGGCACCTATGAGCCCCCCGAGCGCGTCGTGGGCGGTCTGCACCCCGTCATCGCCGGCTGCATCCGCAAGGCGCTGGCCGTGGATCCCGCCGAGCGTTTCCAGGACTGCGCCGCCTTCCGCGAGGCGCTGGAGAACGCCTTCGACGCAGGCGCGCAGGCGCCCCAGAAGCCGTCCCGCTCCTACGCCGTGACCCAGGTGGAGAACCCTCCGGCGAGGACTCCGCCGGACGCCTTCGCGCCGACCTACGTTCCGAATGTCGTCCGCTTTCCGAATGCCGGCACCCCTTCGCCCACCCCACCAGCGCCCCAGGCGATCGCGCCGGTGACTCCGGCCCCGGTCCAGAGCGCTCCGGTCACCACGGTGCGCGTGGGCCAGAGGCAGGTGGTGCAGGCCTCGCCCGCGGCGATGACCCAGCCCGAGGGCTCACCCGCGGTGGCCGTGCTGCTGAACCTGTTCTGCCTGTCTGGCGGGGGGCAGATCTACAACGGCCAGACAGCCAAGGGCGTGCTGGGCATTCTTGCCTCGATCTTCCTGATCTCGATGATGTCCAACGGGGGCGCGGGCGGGTGCCTCGGGGTCACCGGTTATCTCACGTTCTACGTCGCCTCCATCGTGGACGCGTACAAGGTCGCCGCCAGGCGTCAGCGGGGGTGGCACGTGGGCCCCTGGGAGTTCTTCTAG
- a CDS encoding DUF1998 domain-containing protein — MTVKLPHLPHDATTALFVLVWVLLLGTPLMAWVLAALVVGPGPNSRWRRAALPVGKAVLVTLALVLVTRLVEAASASMQGGPLGWLPAFIVPDPAPGAPQVAFTWYPLDAVLLLALPHAVAFLVATLVFAYQEAGHKSLSSFRVPLADPLALVLVAVPVLSLIAVDAPWRQEKDRVLLDLAAVLPMLSVALAVWTRSERLAPPPAKEEAPQPQTPAPLRADVPGMWRKLGALDSQARPLLATPGTNNPETAPAWSSAAWRDVGATGAPPRALEEIANAWGSPNQGWLVGDLPDPTERYFLISCVMLALQREGLPCLVISDEPEALRDAVLEAIARSGSWPSGPLLAGEAAMREAFAGNRMPAAVFLDVAQLSAGGIRALSETRGGCGRLWARSVGLVLLSRVDRGTPLASTHRMFTLRRLELALSAAGARWSVLATGVGGGGTRGLVEQMFPGISVREVPFTPRAAAPVRVWRVVESFRAQPGTPWVRRALEPVVGAKLPAAVGDPGGAFDLKAVDFWGGELRFVRDVSLFGVASVGTLDEAWLVAAYRALPNRVPLADGHTHDALWGLADNPVTRFLTRDGNLDGLSSHGMLMPPRALVGYHNGALATAHLKAAMQEGSQDVESLAAVFGRSRVEQLLGPRFRPERHVVRLAAGRPAVRSPVVPAGLAEAVNPLRRTVSEQVVRILDVHSGQLLTEVDRLMAETRYYPGRVFAVGDARYEVPLHSLDTKRNELRVKPVPNDRPLTKPQLRIQFESATVVESPQTVRTGRCVYQVCTLEATVVESVTGYSQLGRPGRVDVGAVSCRYRTRVRGIFFPAATTPQVLVHLARSADGVLVAHLLSNDEDMDVVPVGPGMFPDAPAGIVVVDRHLQGMGVAEALDLALIDDTFKWVRAILANCKCPNGCLECTPQDVLASGPDKSGVLGLLG; from the coding sequence ATGACCGTGAAGCTTCCGCATCTGCCGCATGACGCGACGACGGCCCTCTTCGTGTTGGTCTGGGTGCTGCTGCTCGGCACCCCCTTGATGGCCTGGGTCCTGGCGGCGCTCGTGGTGGGCCCGGGTCCCAACTCCCGCTGGCGCCGGGCCGCCCTTCCCGTGGGCAAGGCCGTTCTCGTCACCCTGGCGCTGGTGCTCGTCACCCGCCTGGTGGAGGCCGCGAGTGCTTCCATGCAGGGTGGACCGCTTGGTTGGCTCCCGGCGTTCATCGTGCCGGACCCGGCTCCGGGCGCGCCCCAGGTGGCGTTCACCTGGTACCCCCTGGACGCGGTCCTGTTGCTGGCGCTGCCCCACGCCGTCGCCTTCCTCGTGGCGACGCTGGTGTTCGCCTACCAGGAGGCGGGCCACAAGAGCCTCTCGTCCTTCCGCGTGCCGCTCGCGGACCCCCTGGCGCTCGTCCTGGTGGCGGTGCCGGTCCTGTCCCTCATCGCGGTGGATGCGCCGTGGCGGCAGGAGAAGGACCGCGTGCTGCTCGACCTGGCCGCCGTGCTGCCCATGCTGTCCGTGGCGCTCGCGGTGTGGACGCGCTCCGAGCGCCTCGCGCCTCCGCCCGCCAAGGAGGAGGCTCCCCAGCCCCAGACGCCCGCCCCTCTGCGCGCGGACGTCCCGGGCATGTGGCGGAAGCTGGGGGCTCTCGACTCCCAGGCGCGCCCGCTGCTCGCGACGCCGGGCACGAACAATCCGGAGACGGCTCCCGCCTGGAGCTCCGCCGCGTGGCGGGACGTGGGGGCCACCGGGGCTCCGCCGCGGGCGCTGGAGGAGATCGCCAACGCGTGGGGCTCGCCCAACCAGGGCTGGCTCGTGGGGGATCTGCCGGACCCGACGGAGCGCTACTTCCTCATCTCGTGCGTGATGCTGGCGCTCCAGCGCGAGGGCCTGCCGTGCCTCGTCATCAGCGACGAGCCGGAGGCGCTGCGCGACGCGGTGCTCGAGGCCATTGCCCGCAGTGGCTCGTGGCCCTCGGGGCCGTTGCTGGCCGGCGAGGCGGCGATGCGCGAGGCCTTCGCGGGCAACCGGATGCCGGCCGCCGTCTTCCTGGACGTGGCGCAGCTGTCCGCTGGGGGCATCCGCGCGCTCTCCGAGACGCGGGGAGGCTGTGGCCGGCTGTGGGCCCGCTCGGTGGGGCTGGTGCTGCTGTCGCGGGTGGACCGGGGGACGCCGCTGGCCTCCACGCACCGCATGTTCACCCTGCGGCGGCTGGAGCTGGCGCTGTCGGCGGCCGGAGCGCGCTGGAGCGTGCTGGCCACGGGCGTGGGAGGCGGAGGCACGCGGGGGCTGGTGGAGCAGATGTTCCCCGGCATCTCCGTGCGCGAGGTGCCCTTCACGCCGCGCGCCGCGGCGCCCGTGCGCGTCTGGCGCGTGGTGGAGTCCTTCCGTGCCCAGCCTGGCACGCCGTGGGTGCGCCGGGCCCTGGAGCCGGTGGTGGGGGCGAAGCTGCCCGCAGCGGTGGGAGACCCGGGCGGGGCGTTCGACCTCAAGGCCGTGGACTTCTGGGGTGGCGAGCTGCGCTTCGTCCGCGACGTGTCCCTCTTCGGCGTGGCCTCGGTGGGCACGCTGGACGAGGCGTGGCTGGTGGCCGCGTACCGGGCGCTCCCCAACCGGGTGCCGCTCGCGGACGGGCACACGCATGACGCGCTGTGGGGCCTCGCCGACAACCCGGTGACGCGCTTCCTCACGCGCGATGGCAACCTGGACGGGTTGTCGAGCCACGGCATGTTGATGCCGCCACGGGCGCTCGTGGGCTACCACAACGGCGCGCTGGCCACGGCCCACCTCAAGGCCGCGATGCAGGAGGGCTCGCAGGACGTGGAGTCCCTGGCGGCCGTCTTTGGCCGCTCGCGCGTGGAGCAGCTGCTGGGGCCCAGGTTCCGTCCCGAGCGCCATGTGGTGCGCCTGGCCGCGGGCCGCCCTGCCGTGCGCAGCCCCGTCGTCCCGGCGGGCCTCGCCGAGGCCGTCAATCCGCTGCGGCGCACCGTCAGCGAGCAGGTGGTGCGCATCCTCGACGTGCACAGCGGCCAGCTCCTCACGGAGGTGGACCGGCTGATGGCGGAGACGCGCTACTACCCGGGCCGGGTGTTCGCCGTGGGGGACGCGCGCTACGAGGTGCCCCTGCACTCGCTGGACACCAAGCGCAACGAGCTGCGCGTCAAGCCGGTGCCCAACGACAGGCCGCTCACCAAACCGCAGCTGCGCATCCAGTTCGAGTCCGCCACCGTGGTGGAGTCTCCCCAGACGGTGCGCACCGGGCGCTGCGTGTACCAGGTGTGTACGCTGGAGGCGACGGTGGTGGAGAGCGTCACCGGCTACTCACAGCTGGGGCGGCCGGGCCGGGTGGACGTGGGCGCGGTGAGCTGCCGCTACCGCACCCGCGTGCGAGGCATCTTCTTCCCCGCGGCCACCACGCCCCAGGTGCTCGTCCACCTGGCGCGCTCGGCGGACGGGGTGTTGGTGGCGCACCTGCTCTCCAACGACGAGGACATGGACGTGGTGCCGGTGGGGCCGGGCATGTTCCCGGACGCCCCGGCCGGCATCGTGGTGGTGGACCGGCACCTCCAGGGCATGGGCGTGGCCGAGGCGCTGGACCTGGCGCTCATCGACGACACGTTCAAGTGGGTCCGGGCCATCCTGGCCAACTGCAAGTGCCCCAATGGGTGTCTCGAGTGCACGCCCCAGGACGTGCTCGCGTCCGGCCCCGACAAGTCGGGTGTGCTCGGGCTGCTGGGATAG
- a CDS encoding tubulin-like doman-containing protein encodes MGLLATEKFNPTLFVGLGGNGGKIVQLLAGRLRRHPNWERIKSMTHFVAIDTNKDDLDKLKDVPVENRFLISAFDARAYIERKRGQRELQEDKLVTQWVPSTYQFRSTQGAGAGQIRMESRLRLYYNLEEDRRGIRKALQKLLDESTRRENPWRDNENRVVRVMLYGSVAGGTGSGGFLPMAYLLRRMVLDAGWGRPSVTGVLTLPTAFLDKVKPQLHPDILANGYAALKELEFLNRQLDYAGGSGEIELHYDPGSQDRDRQVVGERPFTLTYLIDRPDQLSIEKYENAVADACYLQIFSPLLGAQAGEYDNYEKHQKKLALGHFSVHYGSFGTALLQLPRRDILKYAGLRYVASAFRQFLCFGADHPDFQVPYGDPAFQRLEPNEKNRRIDEKFKGYVAFRASDEERRDEKGQFYGIQQQIGKGGKNLAEAFREKLEAIFGRLDEQIDIPDVEKQSINPGNPSLSRAIAVLRRAKDESRARVCGEYLEAQRGDVRTGRFFESFFKEYEVNPIAQRLFLVRLLEQSFVVPFKDPEEGAYLKAEGAPPDLDSPELRQEIARLDSEMTKQAQPGFFQSITDRDNKAFAAAKLRAVAKVESWANEFRDEIKRFFWKSFESELRKDAEARLESFRKVAQVADERARDAESQAERFRKDPAAVDVGSDVAQYYLDAEVLRDDRRRERLWKEFYSHKLDSDANFRVADIFDSVTEAFTPVRDPSGQLRARDANEIVQHVRGKLETQALQVYGRVMEEMGLDLASGLDLEQRYIALHKAGKDLEELRRKGKLEDELRAVSATEVRRGIEDRLKRLSDECVLLAHIDATRRDDPTVTPADVFYAGLHDKYASDEEGSLWSVLKGVVSGTNRVAGWEERDSLVLYRALLGVPVYWFKNVQSDLYSGYKRVRDDKNRTYPLHIEAGWESSPGLPDLDPVELKRAEERRTAERSAQATREARDARLRAFTLCALFGAISRDDEGYHWSFAGTKNKLAPDRARAFEAFESLDPVLRGDLEKNARDSWVTATAERPSRGKLLEEVQAHQRRLTEAYARAVSEQKDAERRFLQDERNVVEALAAELRS; translated from the coding sequence TTGGGGCTGCTCGCGACGGAGAAGTTCAACCCCACGTTGTTCGTGGGGCTCGGTGGTAACGGCGGGAAGATCGTCCAGTTGCTCGCCGGCCGGTTGCGCCGCCATCCCAACTGGGAGCGCATCAAGTCGATGACCCATTTCGTGGCCATCGACACCAACAAGGACGACCTCGACAAGCTCAAGGACGTCCCGGTGGAGAACCGCTTCCTCATCTCCGCCTTCGACGCGCGCGCCTATATCGAGCGCAAGCGCGGCCAGCGCGAGCTCCAGGAGGACAAGCTCGTCACCCAGTGGGTCCCCTCCACCTACCAGTTCCGCTCCACCCAGGGCGCCGGCGCCGGGCAGATCCGCATGGAGAGCCGCCTGCGTCTCTACTACAACCTCGAGGAGGACCGCCGCGGCATCCGCAAGGCCCTCCAGAAGCTGCTCGACGAGTCCACCCGCCGCGAGAACCCCTGGCGCGACAACGAGAACCGCGTCGTGCGCGTCATGCTCTACGGCTCCGTGGCTGGCGGCACCGGCTCGGGCGGCTTCCTGCCCATGGCCTACCTGCTGCGGCGCATGGTGCTCGACGCGGGTTGGGGCCGCCCCAGTGTCACCGGCGTGCTCACCCTGCCCACCGCCTTCCTCGACAAGGTGAAGCCCCAGCTCCACCCGGACATCCTCGCCAACGGCTACGCCGCCCTCAAGGAGCTGGAGTTCCTCAACCGCCAGCTCGACTACGCCGGTGGCTCCGGGGAGATCGAGCTCCACTACGACCCGGGCAGCCAGGACCGCGACCGTCAGGTCGTCGGCGAGCGCCCCTTCACGCTCACCTACCTCATCGACCGGCCCGACCAGCTCTCCATCGAGAAGTACGAGAACGCGGTGGCCGATGCCTGCTACCTGCAGATCTTCTCGCCGCTGCTCGGCGCGCAGGCCGGTGAGTACGACAACTACGAGAAGCACCAGAAGAAGCTCGCCCTGGGCCACTTCTCCGTGCACTACGGCTCGTTCGGCACCGCGCTGCTGCAGCTGCCCCGCCGCGACATCCTCAAGTACGCGGGCCTGCGCTACGTGGCGAGCGCCTTCCGGCAGTTCCTCTGCTTCGGCGCGGACCACCCGGACTTCCAGGTGCCCTATGGGGACCCCGCCTTCCAGCGGCTGGAGCCCAACGAGAAGAACCGCCGCATCGACGAGAAGTTCAAGGGCTACGTGGCCTTCCGCGCCTCGGACGAGGAGCGCCGCGACGAGAAGGGCCAGTTCTACGGAATCCAGCAGCAGATTGGTAAGGGCGGGAAGAACCTGGCCGAGGCCTTCCGCGAGAAGCTGGAGGCCATCTTCGGCAGGCTGGACGAGCAGATCGACATCCCGGACGTGGAGAAGCAGTCCATCAACCCGGGCAACCCGTCGCTGAGCCGGGCCATCGCGGTGCTGCGGCGGGCCAAGGACGAGTCGCGCGCCCGCGTGTGCGGCGAGTACCTCGAGGCCCAGCGCGGCGACGTGCGCACCGGCCGCTTCTTCGAGTCCTTCTTCAAGGAGTACGAGGTCAACCCCATCGCCCAGCGGCTCTTCCTCGTGCGCCTGCTGGAGCAGTCCTTCGTCGTCCCCTTCAAGGACCCGGAGGAGGGCGCCTACCTCAAGGCCGAGGGCGCGCCGCCCGACCTGGACAGCCCCGAGCTGCGCCAGGAGATCGCCCGGTTGGACTCGGAGATGACGAAGCAGGCGCAGCCCGGCTTCTTCCAGAGCATCACGGACCGGGACAACAAGGCCTTCGCCGCCGCCAAGCTGCGCGCCGTGGCCAAGGTGGAGAGCTGGGCCAACGAGTTCCGCGACGAGATCAAGCGCTTCTTCTGGAAGTCCTTCGAGAGCGAGCTGCGCAAGGACGCCGAGGCCCGGCTGGAGTCCTTCCGCAAGGTGGCCCAGGTGGCCGACGAGCGCGCCCGCGACGCCGAGTCCCAGGCCGAGCGCTTCCGCAAGGATCCGGCCGCGGTGGACGTGGGCTCGGACGTGGCCCAGTACTACCTGGACGCCGAGGTGCTCCGTGATGACCGGCGCCGCGAGCGGCTGTGGAAGGAGTTCTACAGCCACAAGCTCGACAGCGACGCGAACTTCCGCGTGGCCGACATCTTCGACTCCGTCACCGAGGCCTTCACCCCGGTGCGAGACCCGAGCGGCCAGCTGCGCGCCCGCGACGCCAACGAGATCGTCCAGCACGTGCGCGGCAAGCTGGAGACCCAGGCCCTGCAGGTGTACGGCCGGGTGATGGAGGAGATGGGGCTCGACCTGGCCTCGGGGTTGGACCTGGAGCAGCGCTACATCGCCTTGCACAAGGCCGGGAAGGACCTGGAGGAACTGCGCCGCAAGGGCAAGCTGGAGGACGAGCTGCGCGCCGTGTCCGCCACCGAGGTGCGCCGTGGCATCGAGGACCGGCTCAAGCGCCTGTCCGACGAGTGCGTGCTGCTGGCCCATATCGACGCCACGCGCCGCGATGACCCCACGGTGACGCCCGCGGATGTCTTCTACGCCGGCCTGCACGACAAGTACGCCAGCGACGAGGAGGGCTCGCTCTGGAGCGTCCTCAAGGGCGTGGTGTCCGGCACCAACCGCGTGGCGGGCTGGGAGGAGCGCGACTCGCTGGTGCTCTACCGCGCGCTGCTCGGCGTGCCCGTGTACTGGTTCAAGAACGTCCAGTCCGACCTGTACTCCGGCTACAAGCGCGTGCGCGACGACAAGAACCGCACCTATCCGCTGCACATCGAGGCGGGGTGGGAGTCCTCGCCGGGCCTGCCGGACCTGGATCCCGTGGAGCTCAAGCGCGCCGAGGAGCGCCGCACCGCCGAGCGCTCGGCTCAGGCCACCCGCGAGGCCCGCGACGCCCGCCTGCGCGCCTTCACCCTGTGCGCCCTGTTCGGCGCCATCTCGCGCGACGACGAGGGCTACCACTGGAGCTTCGCCGGCACGAAGAACAAGCTGGCGCCGGACCGGGCGCGGGCCTTCGAGGCCTTCGAGTCCCTGGACCCCGTGCTCCGCGGAGACCTGGAGAAGAACGCCCGTGACTCGTGGGTGACCGCGACGGCGGAGCGGCCCTCGCGCGGCAAGCTGCTGGAGGAGGTGCAAGCCCACCAGCGCCGCCTCACCGAGGCCTACGCGCGCGCCGTCTCCGAGCAGAAGGACGCCGAGCGCCGCTTCCTCCAGGACGAGCGCAATGTGGTGGAGGCGCTCGCCGCCGAGCTGAGGAGCTAG
- a CDS encoding DUF2381 family protein, which yields MRHPLLFRFPLLLVLVASEARPQVCAPTERTLILSEHPRSEAPKVYVGGQTATVLRLEKDCDPERTSMLGWKGHFEPLLCRDRFVLLYPLRDLTPSDRFLLQVTLTDGTELPFIVTAHQQAYSNRQVDQQVNVFENREGYDAVLSSLYRALERERGLREENERHRKEENSIDHAYATLLANGAVKRTPFRKKQTIVLKDGDVDMTVKLFSGKGKAAAVVQLTNDSNANAPWRLGEVRLTSDLTSRTNRPFALRMNRSELVPGASGTVAVVVDQSAFESDQGLTDLTLEILRSDGYQQVVILMDHQLIRE from the coding sequence ATGCGTCATCCACTACTTTTCCGGTTCCCCCTGCTGCTCGTCCTCGTGGCGTCCGAGGCCCGTCCTCAGGTATGCGCACCCACGGAGCGGACTCTCATCCTCTCGGAGCATCCGAGGAGCGAGGCGCCCAAGGTATACGTCGGCGGTCAAACCGCGACCGTCCTTCGCCTGGAGAAGGACTGTGACCCCGAGCGGACGAGCATGTTGGGGTGGAAAGGGCACTTCGAGCCATTGCTCTGCCGGGACAGGTTCGTGCTGCTGTACCCACTGCGCGATCTCACGCCGAGCGACCGGTTCCTGCTCCAGGTGACGCTCACGGATGGGACGGAGCTTCCATTCATCGTGACCGCACACCAGCAGGCCTACAGCAACCGCCAGGTGGACCAACAGGTGAACGTGTTCGAGAACCGCGAGGGGTACGACGCGGTGCTCTCATCCCTGTATCGCGCGCTCGAAAGAGAGCGTGGGCTCCGCGAGGAGAACGAACGTCATCGCAAAGAGGAGAACTCGATCGATCACGCCTACGCCACGCTCCTGGCCAATGGCGCGGTGAAGCGGACGCCCTTTCGCAAGAAGCAAACCATTGTCCTCAAGGACGGAGATGTGGACATGACGGTGAAGCTTTTCTCGGGCAAAGGAAAGGCTGCGGCTGTGGTCCAACTGACCAACGACTCGAATGCCAACGCGCCATGGAGACTCGGAGAGGTCCGTTTGACCTCCGATTTGACCTCGCGCACGAACAGGCCGTTCGCTCTCCGCATGAACCGCTCCGAACTCGTTCCTGGTGCGTCGGGAACCGTCGCGGTCGTCGTGGATCAAAGCGCCTTTGAATCGGACCAGGGCCTTACTGACCTGACCTTGGAAATACTCCGAAGTGACGGGTACCAGCAGGTGGTCATTTTGATGGATCATCAGCTCATTCGCGAGTAA
- a CDS encoding vWA domain-containing protein: MMLAQLVLPLLLTGAAGGGNEIVLILDNSCSMGVESRDEKGHRYPPNDPERAAVLGTLIVEGLARGSADRVGVLAFGDSERDPPRPAQGADAIRALPYSQGTFYKRPLEEAGNRLRSSTLPNRLFLFFTDGAPQDLREPSEGPRVLGVSEGADFETLVIGLFGSEEIRQTGEQFLRPLVRNPQDLVFVQKPREVIEAFTRGYARVLGSRPETGSLSPGESKTFEVGKYVVEVLVATASASPGPAYTAKLEGPQGNVPVQASGDNGCPPGVRYGGAPKLCQPPHRHYQVFRAPNSPDQPSRWTLSLPKGSGDIDYGLILRYDLDASLAVPTTARVGEPVRLDARLLFQGKTFDDETFFQADGFAAVATIEGQEVPLRHEGGGRFVADWTPAQLSRDGAPTLVQVTFRNAWMEQRARRTVQVEGFLDFALVPNPASIDLGQWRGERGETRRCATVDLSRSTNADRVPIKCTAQGTITEGVLSCGPVAGSEADLGNGRKGQPLKYEVCFVAEGCCGQMEPQGLGVHFSATHPHYAASAVTVPAVVKVEETGFLRCWWPWLAFAAGMLGFGWIVAGFVRPHDFDPAASVYVAGSEMGLKRASALTLRETPGGTRGFYRNARMCLNAGGDFVRSPRAAVLVLEAGPGGSTRFVTAAGLERKVQRTGKWEPVPAEELAIGYTPNTVYRLGSLYLKWS, encoded by the coding sequence ATGATGCTCGCGCAACTCGTCCTGCCCCTGCTCCTCACCGGAGCGGCGGGTGGGGGCAACGAGATCGTCCTCATCCTCGACAACTCGTGCTCCATGGGCGTGGAGTCCCGGGACGAGAAGGGGCACCGGTATCCGCCCAATGATCCCGAGCGCGCCGCGGTGCTCGGAACGCTCATTGTCGAGGGCCTGGCGCGAGGCTCGGCCGACCGCGTGGGAGTGCTGGCCTTCGGTGACAGCGAGCGGGACCCGCCCCGGCCGGCCCAGGGCGCGGATGCGATTCGTGCGCTGCCCTATTCCCAGGGGACTTTCTACAAGCGCCCGCTGGAGGAGGCGGGGAACCGGCTGCGGAGCTCGACGCTGCCGAACCGGCTGTTCCTCTTCTTCACGGACGGTGCTCCGCAGGACCTGAGGGAACCGTCCGAAGGTCCTCGGGTATTGGGAGTCTCCGAGGGGGCTGACTTCGAGACGCTGGTCATCGGGCTCTTCGGCAGTGAGGAAATCCGCCAGACGGGCGAGCAATTCCTCCGGCCATTGGTGCGCAATCCGCAGGACCTGGTCTTCGTCCAGAAGCCGCGCGAGGTGATCGAAGCCTTCACGCGAGGCTATGCCCGGGTGCTCGGCTCGAGGCCGGAGACGGGCTCGCTGTCTCCGGGCGAATCGAAGACGTTCGAGGTGGGCAAGTACGTGGTGGAGGTGCTGGTGGCCACGGCGTCGGCCTCGCCCGGACCCGCGTACACGGCGAAGCTGGAGGGCCCCCAGGGCAACGTTCCGGTCCAGGCCTCGGGGGACAACGGCTGTCCGCCCGGCGTCCGTTACGGAGGCGCGCCCAAGCTGTGCCAGCCGCCGCATCGCCACTACCAGGTGTTCCGCGCGCCCAACTCACCGGACCAGCCGAGCCGCTGGACGCTGTCACTGCCCAAGGGCTCGGGTGACATCGACTATGGCCTCATCCTTCGTTACGACCTCGACGCCTCGCTGGCGGTGCCGACGACGGCGCGGGTAGGGGAGCCGGTGCGGTTGGATGCGCGGCTGCTCTTCCAGGGGAAGACGTTCGACGACGAGACCTTCTTCCAGGCGGACGGCTTCGCGGCGGTGGCCACGATCGAGGGCCAGGAGGTGCCGCTGCGTCACGAGGGGGGAGGGCGCTTCGTGGCGGACTGGACGCCCGCGCAGCTGTCACGGGATGGCGCGCCCACGCTGGTGCAGGTGACGTTCCGCAACGCGTGGATGGAGCAGCGCGCGCGCCGGACCGTGCAGGTGGAGGGCTTCCTCGACTTCGCCCTGGTGCCCAACCCGGCTTCGATCGACCTCGGCCAGTGGCGGGGCGAGCGCGGTGAGACGCGCCGGTGCGCGACGGTGGATTTGTCGCGTTCCACGAACGCGGACCGGGTGCCCATCAAGTGCACCGCGCAGGGGACCATCACGGAAGGCGTGCTGAGCTGTGGTCCCGTGGCGGGCTCGGAGGCGGATCTGGGCAATGGCCGCAAGGGACAGCCGCTCAAGTACGAGGTGTGCTTCGTCGCCGAGGGCTGCTGTGGCCAGATGGAGCCACAGGGGCTTGGGGTGCACTTCTCCGCCACGCATCCGCATTACGCCGCTTCGGCGGTGACGGTCCCGGCGGTCGTGAAGGTAGAGGAGACGGGTTTTCTGCGCTGCTGGTGGCCCTGGCTGGCGTTCGCGGCGGGAATGCTTGGCTTTGGGTGGATCGTCGCGGGCTTCGTGCGGCCGCATGACTTCGACCCAGCGGCCAGCGTCTACGTGGCGGGCTCGGAGATGGGACTCAAGCGGGCGTCGGCGCTCACGCTGCGCGAGACACCAGGGGGCACCCGGGGCTTCTACCGCAACGCGCGGATGTGTCTGAACGCGGGGGGAGACTTCGTGCGCTCACCGCGTGCGGCGGTGCTTGTCCTGGAGGCGGGGCCGGGGGGCTCCACGCGCTTCGTCACCGCCGCGGGACTGGAGCGCAAGGTGCAGCGCACCGGGAAGTGGGAGCCCGTGCCGGCCGAGGAACTGGCCATCGGGTACACGCCCAACACGGTGTACCGGCTGGGCAGCCTGTACCTGAAGTGGAGTTGA